From the genome of Arvicola amphibius chromosome 9, mArvAmp1.2, whole genome shotgun sequence, one region includes:
- the Exosc4 gene encoding exosome complex component RRP41: MAGLELLSDQGYRIDGRRAGELRKIQARMGVFAQADGSAYIEQGNTKALAVVYGPHEIRGSRSRALPDRALVNCQYSSATFSTGERKRRPHGDRKSCEMGLQLRQTFEAAILTQLHPRSQIDIYVQVLQADGGTYAACVNAATLAVMDAGIPMRDFVCACSAGFVDGTALADLSHVEEAAGGPQLALALLPASGQIALLEMDSRLHEDHLEQVLEAAAQAARDVHTLLDRVVRQHVQEASVLLGD, from the exons ATGGCCGGGCTGGAGCTGCTCTCCGATCAGGGATACCGGATAGACGGTCGGCGCGCGGGGGAGCTGCGCAAGATCCAAGCGCGTATGGGTGTGTTTGCGCAGGCTGACGGCTCGGCTTACATCGAGCAGGGCAATACCAAGGCGTTGGCGGTAGTCTATGGGCCTCACGAG ATCCGAGGCTCCCGGTCTCGAGCCTTACCTGACCGGGCCCTAGTGAACTGTCAGTATAGTTCAGCAACCTTCAGCACAGGTGAGCGCAAGCGAAGGCCCCATGGGGACCGGAAGTCTTGTGAGATGGGGCTGCAATTACGTCAGACCTTCGAGGCAGCCATCCTCACACAGCTGCACCCACGCTCTCAGATTGACATCTATGTGCAG GTGTTACAAGCAGATGGTGGAACCTATGCAGCATGCGTGAATGCAGCTACGCTAGCAGTGATGGATGCTGGGATACCCATGCGGGACTTTGTATGTGCCTGTTCAGCTGGCTTTGTTGATGGCACAGCCCTAGCGGACCTCAGCCATGTGGAGGAAGCAGCTGGAGGGCCCCAGCTAGCCCTGGCCCTGCTGCCAGCCTCGGGCCAGATTGCACTGCTTGAAATGGATTCGAGGCTACATGAAGACCACTTGGAACAAGTGCTGGAGGCTGCTGCCCAGGCAGCCCGAGACGTGCACACTCTGCTGGATCGTGTAGTCCGGCAGCATGTGCAGGAGGCCTCTGTCTTACTGGGGGACTGA
- the Gpaa1 gene encoding glycosylphosphatidylinositol anchor attachment 1 protein, translating into MGLLSDPVRRRALARFVLRLNTPLCVLSYVAGIAWFLALAFPPLTQRTYMSENAMGSTMVEEQFVGGDRARNFARDFAAHRRKSGSLPVAWLERSMRSVGLEVYTQNFYRKLPFPDETHERYMVSGTNVYGILRAPRAASTESLVLTVPCGPDSTNSQAVGLLLALAAHFRGQIYWAKDIIFLVTEHDLLGTEAWLEAYHDINVTGIQSSPLQGRAGAIQAAVALELSSDVVTSLDVTVEGLNGQLPNLDLLNLFQTFCQKGGLLCTLQGKLQPQDWTSLEGPLQGLQTLLLMVLRQASGRPHGPHGLFLRYRVEALTLRGINSFRQYKYDLVAVGKALEGMFRKLNHLLERLHQSFFFYLLPALSRFVSIGLYMPAAGFLLLVLGLKALELWMQLHESGMNPEEAGKAPGPGSPPLAAQGVGLASLMAPLLISQAMGLALYVLPVLGQHVATQHFPVAEAEAVVLTLLAIYVAGLALPHNTHRVVSSQVPDRGWMALKLVALIYLALQLGCIALTNFSLGFLLAATMVPTAALTKPHGPRLLYAALLVVTSPAVTLLGSLFLWRELQEVPLSLAEGWQLFLTALAQGVLEHYTYGALLFPILALGLYPCWLLFWNVLFWK; encoded by the exons ATGGGTCTCCTGTCGGACCCGGTGCGCCGGCGCGCGCTCGCCCGCTTCGTCTTGCGCCTCAACACTCCGCTCTG CGTGCTGAGCTACGTGGCTGGCATCGCCTGGTTTTTGGCGCTGGCTTTCCCGCCGCTAACCCAGCGCACTTACATGTCAGAGAACGCCATGGGCTCCACCATGGTGGAGGAACAGTTTGTAGGTGGAGACCGCGCCCGGAACTTTGCTCGGGATTTCGCTGCCCACCGTAGGAAGTCGGG GTCTCTGCCAGTGGCCTGGCTGGAGCGATCGATGCGATCCGTAGGGCTGGAGGTCTACACTCAGAACTTCTACCGCAAACTGCCCTTCCCGGATGAGACCCACGAGCGCTAT ATGGTGTCAGGTACCAATGTGTATGGCATCCTGCGGGCCCCACGTGCTGCCAGTACCGAGTCCCTGGTACTTACTGTGCCCTGTGGTCCAGACTCTACAAATAGCCAAGCTGTGGGGCTGCTGTTGGCACTTGCTGCCCATTTCCGAG GGCAGATCTACTGGGCCAAAGATATAATCTTCCTGGTAACAGAGCATGATCTTCTGGGCACTGAGGCTTGGCTTGAAGCCTACCATGACATTAATGTTACAG GCATACAGTCGTCTCCCCTGCAGGGAAGGGCTGGAGCCATTCAGGCGGCTGTGGCCCTGGAACTGAGCAGTGATGTGGTCACCAGCCTGGATGTGACTGTGGAGGGGCTCAATGGTCAGCTGCCCAACCTTGACCTGCTCAACCTCTTCCAGACCTTCTGCCAGAAAGGGGGGCTGTTATGTACACTCCAGGGCAAG CTGCAGCCCCAGGACTGGACATCACTCGAAGGGCCATTGCAGGGTCTGCAGACCCTGCTACTCATGGTTCTGCGGCAGGCCTCTGGCCggccccatggtccccatggccTTTTCCTGAGGTACAGAGTGGAGGCCCTGACCCTGCGTGGCATCAATAGCTTCCGTCAATACAAGTATGATTTGGTGGCAGTGGGCAA GGCTCTGGAGGGCATGTTCCGCAAACTCAACCACCTCTTGGAGCGCCTGCATCAGTCGTTCTTCTTCTACCTGCTGCCAGCCCTCTCCCGCTTCGTCTCCATTGGCCTCTACATGCCTGCCGCTGGCTTCCTGCTCCTGGTCCTTGGACTCAAG GCCCTGGAGCTGTGGATGCAGTTACATGAGTCAGGAATGAACCCTGAGGAAGCTGGGAAGGCTCCTGGCCCTGGGTCCCCACCCTTGGCAGCACAG GGTGTGGGCCTGGCCTCACTTATGGCACCCCTACTGATCTCTCAGGCCATGGGTTTGGCCCTCTATGTCCTACCTGTGCTGGGCCAACATGTAGCTACTCAGCATTTTCCAGTGGCTGAAGCTGAGGCTGTCGTGTTGACGCTGCTAGCGATTTATGTGGCTGGCCTAGCCCTTCCACACAACACCCACCG AGTGGTCAGCTCACAGGTCCCAGACAGGGGCTGGATGGCACTGAAGCTGGTGGCCCTGATCTACCTAGCCCTACAGCTGGGTTGCATCGCGCTCACTAATTTCTCCCTGGGCTTCCTGCTGGCCGCCACCATGGTCCCCACTGCTGCACTCACCAAGCCCCATGGACCCCG GCTGCTCTATGCTGCCCTGCTGGTGGTGACAAGCCCAGCAGTCACACTCCTTGGTAGTTTGTTCCTGTGGCGGGAACTGCAGGAGGTACCACTGTCTCTGGCAGAGGGCTGGCAGCTCTTCTTGACGGCACTGGCCCAGGGCGTGCTGGAGCACTACACCTATGGCGCCCTCCTCTTCCCAATACTGGCCTTGGGTCTGTATCCCTGCTGGCtgcttttctggaatgttctcttcTGGAAGTAA